acaTATGACCAGAGCTAAAACCCACTCTTCATCACAtatgaccagtgctcaaacccactctccatcacatatgaccagagctcaaacccactctccatcacatatgaccagtgctcaaacccactctccatcacttatgaccagtgctcaaacccactctccatcacttATGACCAGTGCTCAAACCTACTCTCCCTCACAtatgaccagtgctcaaacccactctccatcacttatgaccagtgctcaaacccactctccatcacttatgaccagtgctcaaacccactctccattacttatgaccagtgctcaaacccactctccatcacttatgaccagtgctcaaacccactctccatcacttatgaccagtgctcaaacccactctccatcacttatgaccagtgctcaaacccactctccattacttatgaccagtgctcaaacccactctccatcacacatgaccagtgctcaaacccaCTCTTCATCACTTATGACCAGTGCTCAAACCTACTCTCCATCACTtatgaccagtgctcaaacccactctccatcacttatgaccagtgctcaaacccactctccattacttatgaccagtgctcaaacccactctccattacttatgaccagtgctcaaacccactctccatcacttatgaccagtgctcaaacccactctccattacttatgaccagtgctcaaacccactctccatcacacatgaccagtgctcaaacccaCTCTTCATCACTTATGACCAGTGCTCAAACCTACTCTCCATCACTtatgaccagtgctcaaacccaCTCTTCATCACTtatgaccagtgctcaaacccactctccatcacttatgaccagtgctcaaacccactctccatcacttatgaccagtgctcaaacccactctccatcacttATGACCAGTGCTCAAAACCACTCTCCATCACTtatgaccagtgctcaaacccactctccatcacatatgaccagtgctcaaacccactctccatcacttatgaccagtgctcaaacccaCTCCCCACCACATATGACCAACATATGACCAGTGCTCCAACCCACTCTTCATCACTTATGACTAGTgctcaaacccactctccatcacttatgaccagtgctcaaacccactctccatcacatatgaccagtgctcaaacccactctccatcacacatgaccagtgctcaaacccactctccatcaattatgaccagtgctcaaacccactctccatcacttATGACTAGTgctcaaacccactctccatcacatatgaccagtgctcaaacccactctccatcacttgtgaccagtgctcaaacccactctccatcacttatgaccagtgctcaaacccactctccctcacatatgaccagtgctcaaacccaCTTTCCATCACTtatgaccagtgctcaaacccaCTCTTCATCACTTATGACCAATGCTCAAACCCACTCTTCATCACTtatgaccagtgctcaaacccactctccatcacttatgaccagtgctcaaacccaGTCTCCTCCATCACAtatgaccagtgctcaaacccaGTCTCCTCCATCACAtatgaccagtgctcaaacccactctccatcacatatgaccagtgctcaaacccactctccatcacatatgaccagtgctcaaacccaCTCTTCATCACTTATGACCAGTGCTCAACCCCACTCTCCATCACAtatgaccagtgctcaaacccaCTCTTCATCACTtatgaccagtgctcaaacccaatctccatcacatatgaccagtgctcaaacccaCTCTTCATCACTtatgaccagtgctcaaacccactctccatcacttatgaccagtgctcaaacccaGTCTCCTCCATCACAtatgaccagtgctcaaacccaGTCTCCTCCATCACAtatgaccagtgctcaaacccatctccatcacttatgaccagtgctcaaacccactctcctccatcacatatgaccagtgctcaaacccactctccatcacttatgaccagtgctcaaacccaGTCTCCTCCATCACAtatgaccagtgctcaaacccagtctccatcacatatgaccagtgctcaaacccaCTCTTCATCACTtatgaccagtgctcaaacccaCTCTTCATCACTTATGACCAGTGCTCAACCCCACTCTCCATCACAtatgaccagtgctcaaacccactctccatcacatatgaccagtgctcaaacccactctccatcacaTAAGACCAGATctcaaacccactctccatcacatatgaccagatatcaaacccactctccatcacatatgaccagatctcaaacccactctccatcacaTATGACCAGAGCTCAGACCCACTCTCCATCACATATGACCAGAGCTCAGACCCACTCTCCATCACAtatgaccagtgctcaaacccactctccatcacatatgaccagtgctcaaacccactctccatcacatatgaccagtgttcaaacccactctccatcacatatgaccagtgctcaaacccaCTTTCCATCACATATGACCAGTTCTCAAACCCATTCTCCATCACAtatgaccagtgctcaaacccactctccatcacatatgaccagtgctcaaacccactctccatcacatatgaccagtgctcaaacccactctccatcacatatgaccagtgctcaaacccactctccatcacaTATGACCAGTGTTCAAACCCATTCTCCACCACAtatgaccagtgctcaaacccactctccatcacatatgaccagtgctcaaacccactcttcatcacatatgaccagtgctcaaacccactctccatcacaTATGACCAGTGTTCAAACCCATTCTCCACCACAtatgaccagtgctcaaacccactctccatcacaaatgaccagtgctcaaacccactctccatcacatatgaccagtgttcaaacccactctccatcacatatgaccagtgctcaaacccactttccatcacatatgaccagtgctcaaacccaTTCTCCACCACAtatgaccagtgctcaaacccactctccatcaaatatgaccagtgctcaaacccactctccatcacatatgaccagcgctcaaacccactctccatcacaTATGACCAGTACTCAAACCCTTTCGCCATCACAtatgaccagtgctcaaacccactctccatcacatatgaccagtactcaaacccactctccatcacaAATGACCAGTACTCAAACCCTTTCGCCATCACAtatgaccagtgctcaaacccTTTCGCCATCACAtatgaccagtgctcaaacccaCTCTCTATCACATATGACCAGCgctcaaacccactctccatcacaTATAACCAGTActcaaacccactctccatcacatatgaccagtactcaaacccactctccatcacatatgaccagtactcaaacccactctccatcacttatgaccagtgctcaaacccactctccatcacatatgaccagtactcaaacccactctccatcacaTATGACCAGTACTCAAACCCTTTCGCCATCACATATGACCAGTGCTTAAACCCTTTCGCCATCACATATGACCAGTACTCAAACCATTTCGCCATCACAtatgaccagtgctcaaacccaCTCTCTATCACATATGACCAGCgctcaaacccactctccatcacaTATAACCAGTActcaaacccactctccatcacatatgaccagtactcaaacccactctccatcacatatgaccagtactcaaacccactctccatcacttatgaccagtgctcaaacccactctccatcacatatgaccagtactcaaacccactctccatcacaTATGACCAGTACTCAAACCCTTTCGCCATCACATATGACCAGTGCTTAAACCCTTTCGCCATCACATATGACCAGTACTCAAACCATTTCGCCATCACAtatgaccagtgctcaaacccaCTCTCTATCACATATGACCAGCgctcaaacccactctccatcacaTATAACCAGTActcaaacccactctccatcacatatgaccagtactcaaacccactctccatcacatatgacc
The nucleotide sequence above comes from Palaemon carinicauda isolate YSFRI2023 chromosome 18, ASM3689809v2, whole genome shotgun sequence. Encoded proteins:
- the LOC137657322 gene encoding uncharacterized protein; the protein is MTSAQTHSPSIMTSAQTHSPSLMTSAQTHSPSHMTSAQTHSPSLVTSAQTHSPSLMTSAQTHSPSHMTSAQTHFPSLMTSAQTHSSSLMTNAQTHSSSLMTSAQTHSPSLMTSAQTQSPPSHMTSAQTQSPPSHMTSAQTHSPSHMTSAQTHSPSHMTSAQTHSSSLMTSAQPHSPSHMTSAQTHSSSLMTSAQTQSPSHMTSAQTHSSSLMTSAQTHSPSLMTSAQTQSPPSHMTSAQTQSPPSHMTSAQTHLHHL
- the LOC137657323 gene encoding uncharacterized protein yields the protein MTSVQTHSPSHMTSAQTHFPSHMTSAQTHSPPHMTSAQTHSPSNMTSAQTHSPSHMTSAQTHSPSHMTSTQTLSPSHMTSAQTHSPSHMTSTQTHSPSQMTSTQTLSPSHMTSAQTLSPSHMTSAQTHSLSHMTSAQTHSPSHITSTQTHSPSHMTSTQTHSPSHMTTKDTEALEPPRTMAVSFTPVSVRWLAVMAGDH
- the LOC137657321 gene encoding uncharacterized protein — protein: MTSAQTHSPSHMTSAQTHSSSLMTSAQTYSPSLMTSAQTHSSSLMTSAQTHSPSLMTSAQTHSPSLMTSAQTHSPSLMTSAQNHSPSLMTSAQTHSPSHMTSAQTHSPSLMTSAQTHSPPHMTNI